In Aricia agestis chromosome 16, ilAriAges1.1, whole genome shotgun sequence, one genomic interval encodes:
- the LOC121734777 gene encoding zinc finger CCCH domain-containing protein 14, translating to MDVVGSEIGQKMRSAIKAKLTELGCYVDDELPDYVMVMVANKRTRSQMEDDLQLFLGDNTELFVNWLHQVLKKLQEVTVAPVKPEEKSKKESKVKDKKEKSKKGDAKKAKKKEKEKARKKLEKKTHKSKKKSKHQEILRPNIPPLLMNMEKPEPSITDVFAGQILKNHGVTLEPFEDTSKLDVKIRTEDVKRPIVPIIDPATIPSQSEVAVDSQNTAIPPNREEQLKEIDAIEAKMQGLKQKLVEQLDSMSDDEDFLNIRTEAEELMNDFAEDVFQEISQPPPATPPILPKPTPAPVKTLVVQPQKPQETITPEMLPQIELNLPKRPIRERLGAREPTKAPEKEKPTKVVESPERLTPEKEPEFRPSKSARSRLGSHVEPPRKTSVSDESDKSEPKKLTSKVSVSLPRGRSCASVVRVRPRPRVAPANSLLLRAVADAHKSLLNIPPKVEPEPQTVKRALVLPMRRCVDPQKIVIQVPSDADGRGDSRSDSRGDSRGDSHGDTISLGDPDSDSEISSKLASDITERDKPLRSITKVITNTEYVPSKIQHDDDVIETINIHNTTVDKSKDTQFIVTMDGYHPNTFLAKKLMTEGLLDEDDDEPKQKKESKEKDGKKDKESKRDKESRKENENKVENEVGKDEELAKEKDDAKENKNEPIGTQKRLSDTSEDSATQVIINQDKQNFAEKRKSVEVNKDELKVEDATPPQKKRKASPIVFDVDKKEKRDKEEKGKEKKDETASVRERTISASSDSHVVLTTPPNPHKYDAIPPLSAATVAPEKPWCRAFPLCRFGAACAFAHPRCKFAAACTRRACPYSHAPHAPPLAQPPPPQIASHVVPAANYKSISTVPNLCKFYPGCANPACHYYHPKPCRYGKACVNKLECNFYHHDVTWK from the exons ATGGATGTTGTCGGCAGCGAGATCGGGCAGAAGATGCGA TCTGCTATCAAAGCCAAACTGACGGAGTTGGGTTGCTATGTTG ATGATGAGCTCCCTGACTATGTGATGGTAATGGTCGCTAATAAAAGGACACGGTCGCAGATGGAGGATGACTTGCAGCTGTTCCTCGGTGACAATACGGAGCTGTTTGTTAACTGGCTACATCAGGTGCTGAAGAAACTCCAAGAGGTCACTGTAGCACCTGTCA aaccAGAGGAAAAGTCCAAGAAAGAAAGTAAAGTAAAGGACAAAAAGGAAAAATCCAAAAAGGGTGAtgcaaaaaaagcaaaaaagaaAGAGAAAGAAAAGGCTCGAAAGAAATTGGAAAAGAAAACtcataaaagtaaaaagaagTCAAAGCATCAGGAAATTCTTAGACCAAATATACCACCATTGCTAATGAATATGGAGAAACCTGAACCATCCATCACAGATGTCTTCGCTGGACAGATTCTGAAGAACCATGGTGTTACGCTTGAACCATTTGAAGACACATCCAAACTAGATGTTAAGATAAGGACTGAAGATGTTAAAAGACCAATAGTTCCTATAATTGACCCAGCAACAATTCCTTCACAGTCAGAAGTAGCAGTTGACAGTCAGAATACAGCCATACCTCCAAATAGAGAGGAACAGCTTAAAGAAATAGACGCAATAGAAGCTAAGATGCAGGGACTAAAGCAAAAACTAGTTGAACAATTAGACTCAATGTCGGATGATGaagactttttaaatataagaacaGAGGCAGAGGAGCTAATGAATGACTTTGCAGAAGATGTTTTTCAG GAAATCTCTCAACCCCCTCCTGCCACACCTCCTATCCTCCCCAAACCCACACCAGCTCCAGTAAAAACTCTCGTGGTCCAACCACAAAAACCCCAAGAAACCATTACCCCGGAGATGCTACCACAAATTGAACTGAATCTGCCAAAAAGACCCATACGAGAAAGGCTAGGTGCCCGAGAACCAACAAAAGCGCCAGAAAAAGAAAAACCCACCAAAGTTGTTGAGAGTCCAGAAAG ATTGACTCCTGAAAAGGAACCAGAGTTTCGACCGAGTAAGTCGGCTAGGAGCCGGCTCGGCAGTCATGTTGAACCGCCACGGAAAACTTCAGTTTCAGATGAGAGTGATAAGAGTGAACCCAAAAAACTCACCTCAAA AGTATCGGTGTCGTTGCCGCGCGGCCGCAGCTGTGCGTCCGTAGTGCGTGTGCGGCCGCGACCGCGCGTCGCGCCCGCCAACAGCCTGCTGCTGCGAGCCGTCGCCGACGCACACAAGAGCCTGCTGAAT aTACCACCAAAAGTTGAGCCTGAGCCGCAAACGGTGAAACGTGCTTTGGTGCTGCCTATGCGGCGGTGCGTGGACCCCCAGAAGATAGTCATACAGGTTCCCAGCGATGCCGACGGTCGCGGCGACAGTCGCAGCGACAGTCGCGGCGACAGTCGCGGCGATAGCCACGGCGATACCATCAGTCTCGGCGACCCGGATAGCGACTCCGAGATTAGTTCCAA ACTAGCGAGTGACATCACAGAGCGAGACAAGCCACTACGGTCCATCACCAAAGTTATAACAAACACGGAGTACGTGCCCAGCAAGATACAGCATGATGATGATGTTATTGAGACTAT aaatatTCATAATACGACAGTAGACAAAAGCAAAGACACACAATTCATAGTAACGATGGACGGATACCATCCAAACACATTCCTAGCCAAAAAACTCATGACGGAAGGACTCCTagatgaagatgatgatgaaccTAAACAAAAGAAAGAGAGCAAAGAAAAAGACGGTAAGAAAGATAAGGAGAGTAAAAGAGATAAGGAAAGTAGAAAAGAAAATGAGAATAAAGTAGAAAATGAGGTGGGAAAAGATGAAGAATTAGCCAAAGAGAAAGATGAtgctaaagaaaataaaaatgaacCAATAGGTACTCAGAAACGATTAAGCGACACAAGCGAAGATAGTGCAACTCAGGTTATAATTAATCAAGACAAACAGAATTTTGCGGAGAAAAGGAAAAGCGTGGAAGTAAACAAGGATGAATTAAAAGTGGAAGATGCAACTCCGCCGCAGAAGAAAAGAAAAGCGTCGCCGATTGTATTTGATGTTGATAAGAAGGAGAAGAGAGATAAAGAAGAGAAAGGGAAAGAGAAGAAAGATGAGACAGCTAGTGTTAGAGAAAGGACGATAAGTGCCAGCAGTGACAGTCATGTTGTGCTCACGACTCCGCCCAACCCACACAAATATGATGCCATACCGCCGC TGTCAGCAGCCACAGTGGCCCCCGAAAAGCCATGGTGCCGAGCGTTCCCGTTGTGTCGGTTCGGTGCAGCGTGCGCGTTCGCCCACCCGCGCTGCAAGTTCGCTGCGGCCTGCACGCGCCGCGCCTGCCCGTACTCGCACGCGCCGCACGCCCCGCCCCTCGCGCAACCCCCGCCCCCGCAGATAG CGTCCCACGTGGTCCCCGCAGCTAACTACAAGTCCATATCTACAGTGCCCAACCTGTGCAAGTTCTACCCGGGGTGCGCGAACCCCGCCTGCCACTACTACCACCCCAAGCCGTGCCGCTACGGCAAAGCGTGCGTCAACAAACTCGAGTGTAACTTCTACCATCACGACGTCACGTGGAAGTAA